The following proteins come from a genomic window of Plectropomus leopardus isolate mb chromosome 11, YSFRI_Pleo_2.0, whole genome shotgun sequence:
- the spi1a gene encoding transcription factor PU.1a isoform X2, whose translation MLPCLHDGRLYHIIYHRWTFHSERVQTTDFENSPVNRLIELQPVSPQQLVQPYRFSSESLPLHLDPPLGLSVSPQIPYYTPSPLYQYQPTASPGHYYSEEEQRGISPPLEVSEGEDEYEDHSHSSFRKDTSNKKKIRLYQFLLDLLRKGDMSDSIWWVDQDKGIFQFSTKHKEVLASHWGNQKGNRKKMTYQKMARALRNYGKSGEIKKVKKKLTYQFSEEVLRDLYLRQYSR comes from the exons ATGCTGCCTTGTTTACATGATGGACGGCTATATCATATCATCT ACCACAGATGGACATTCCACTCAGAGCGCGTCCAGACGACAGACTTTGAGAACTCTCCAGTGAATCGCCTCATAGAGCTTCAGCCTGTGTCTCCTCAACAACTGGTGCAGCCATATCGCTTCAGCAGTGAGTCTCTGCCCCTCCACCTGGACCCTCCGCTCGGCCTCTCTGTGTCACCGCAG ATCCCATACTACACGCCGTCCCCGTTGTACCAGTACCAACCGACTGCCTCGCCTGGACATTACTACTCTGAGGAGGAACAAAGAGGAATCAGTCCTCCACTTGAGGTATCAGAAGGGGAGGATGAATATGAAGACCACAGTCACTCCTCCTTCCGAAAAGACACTA GCAACAAGAAGAAAATCCGCCTGTACCAGTTCCTCCTGGACTTGCTACGAAAAGGTGACATGAGTGACAGCATCTGGTGGGTGGACCAGGACAAGGGCATCTTTCAGTTctccacaaaacacaaagaagttCTGGCCAGCCACTGGGGCAATCAAAAAGGAAACCGCAAAAAAATGACCTACCAAAAAATGGCTCGAGCTCTGAGGAACTATGGTAAATCAGGAgagattaaaaaagtaaagaagaagCTGACCTACCAGTTCAGTGAGGAAGTGCTGAGGGACCTGTATTTACGTCAGTATTCACGCTGA
- the tmem276a gene encoding transmembrane protein 178B, whose translation MAAMRTLTVAGLFLAFCALGLIAVAISTDNWYETDARRHRERCKNYSNKRNDPGYIYISNNNLPLRMLPKERNVERRSGGALLRAKRHFLPPAPAMESLCSRHFNSTITGLWKKCHREGYDLETEDLIFKGLVPRCTPIKYYYSSSALPRNLPINLTKTIRQDEWHALHLQRMTASFVGMAISIILFGWIIGVLGCCKEHDLMQYVAGLLFLMGGTCCIISLCTCVAGINFELSRYPRYMFGIPEDISHGYGWSMFCAWGGLGLTLLAGFLCTLAPSLYPPHTPVVHKPRQENGCV comes from the exons ATGGCTGCTATGAGGACTTTAACCGTGGCGGGTCTCTTTTTGGCGTTTTGCGCGTTGGGACTGATAGCAGTGGCGATCAGCACTGACAACTGGTACGAGACTGACGCGAGGAGGCACCGGGAACGCTGCAAGAATtattcaaacaaaagaaacgaCCCCGGCTACATTTACATCTCCAACAACAACCTCCCGCTCCGCATGTTGCCAAAGGAGAGAAATGTTGAGAGGAGGAGCGGCGGGGCGCTGCTGCGGGCTAAGCGGCACTTCTTGCCTCCTGCTCCGGCCATGGAGTCCCTCTGCAGTCGGCATTTCAACTCCACCATCACCGGACTGTGGAAAAAGTGCCACCGGGAGGGATATGACCTGGAGACGGAGGATTTAATCTTCAAAG GATTGGTTCCGCGCTGCACACCAATAAAATACTACTACTCATCATCAGCGCTTCCCAGAAATCTGCCAATCAATCTGACGAAGACAATAAGGCAGGATGAGTGGCACGCGCTCC ACCTGCAGAGGATGACTGCCAGCTTCGTTGGCATGGCCATATCCATCATCCTGTTCGGCTGGATCATAGGCGTGCTGGGCTGCTGCAAGGAGCATGATCTGATGCAGTATGTGGCTGGACTTCTCTTCCTCATGGGAG gAACATGCTGCATTATCTCCCTCTGTACATGTGTGGCTGGGATCAACTTTGAACTGTCCCGCTATCCCCGCTACATGTTTGGAATACCAGAGGACATCAGTCACGGTTATGGCTGGTCCATGTTTTGTGCTTGGGGTGGACTGGGCCTGACATTGTTGGCTGGCTTCCTGTGCACACTCGCCCCTTCCCTCTACCCTCCACACACCCCTGTGGTGCACAAGCCCAGGCAGGAGAACGGCTGTGTGTGA
- the fibina gene encoding fin bud initiation factor, translating to MMDPVPLLLITLASLPFCSAVYSGPLQAEISNGTFHHFFVPDGDYDETEDPEECQMLFKFSDVYPCGASEERDSVVRDDFIIAKLQAEDAARLLEGIGRTVAHDLDGEDSYGKFLQREISQIGEAFSNVDKSLLELEVKFKQSQETELREEQQLNGHVMKQVSDIRGALRETTDISVGLKDKHELLSLIIRSHGTRLSRLKTEYLNIGS from the coding sequence aTGATGGATCCCGTCCCACTGCTGCTCATCACGCTCGCATCTTTACCGTTTTGCTCGGCAGTCTACTCCGGGCCTCTACAAGCGGAGATCTCCAATGGCACtttccatcacttttttgtCCCGGACGGGGATTACGACGAGACTGAGGACCCGGAGGAGTGCCAGATGCTGTTCAAATTCTCGGACGTGTATCCATGTGGGGCCTCTGAAGAGAGGGACTCGGTGGTGAGGGACGACTTCATCATTGCCAAGCTGCAGGCGGAGGACGCGGCGCGGCTGCTGGAGGGCATCGGCCGGACTGTGGCGCACGACCTGGACGGAGAGGACAGCTACGGCAAGTTCCTCCAGCGCGAGATCTCCCAGATCGGCGAGGCTTTCTCAAACGTGGACAAGTCTCTGCTGGAGCTGGAAGTGAAGTTTAAACAAAGTCAGGAGACTGAGCTGAGAGAGGAGCAACAGCTGAACGGCCATGTGATGAAGCAAGTGAGTGATATCCGCGGAGCTCTGAGGGAAACTACAGACATCTCTGTGGGACTTAAAGATAAACACGAGCTGCTGTCTCTCATCATCCGCAGTCATGGTACCAGACTGAGCCGCCTCAAGACTGAGTATCTAAATATTGGCTCATAG
- the spi1a gene encoding transcription factor PU.1a isoform X1 — protein MMDGYIISSASEENVPIEPENYQPPAELYPYLTNVGEIYEDHRWTFHSERVQTTDFENSPVNRLIELQPVSPQQLVQPYRFSSESLPLHLDPPLGLSVSPQIPYYTPSPLYQYQPTASPGHYYSEEEQRGISPPLEVSEGEDEYEDHSHSSFRKDTSNKKKIRLYQFLLDLLRKGDMSDSIWWVDQDKGIFQFSTKHKEVLASHWGNQKGNRKKMTYQKMARALRNYGKSGEIKKVKKKLTYQFSEEVLRDLYLRQYSR, from the exons ATGATGGACGGCTATATCATATCATCT GCATCAGAGGAAAATGTTCCAATTGAACCAGAGAACTATCAACCACCTGCAGAGCTGTACCCATACCTCACTAATGTGGGGGAGATTTATGAAG ACCACAGATGGACATTCCACTCAGAGCGCGTCCAGACGACAGACTTTGAGAACTCTCCAGTGAATCGCCTCATAGAGCTTCAGCCTGTGTCTCCTCAACAACTGGTGCAGCCATATCGCTTCAGCAGTGAGTCTCTGCCCCTCCACCTGGACCCTCCGCTCGGCCTCTCTGTGTCACCGCAG ATCCCATACTACACGCCGTCCCCGTTGTACCAGTACCAACCGACTGCCTCGCCTGGACATTACTACTCTGAGGAGGAACAAAGAGGAATCAGTCCTCCACTTGAGGTATCAGAAGGGGAGGATGAATATGAAGACCACAGTCACTCCTCCTTCCGAAAAGACACTA GCAACAAGAAGAAAATCCGCCTGTACCAGTTCCTCCTGGACTTGCTACGAAAAGGTGACATGAGTGACAGCATCTGGTGGGTGGACCAGGACAAGGGCATCTTTCAGTTctccacaaaacacaaagaagttCTGGCCAGCCACTGGGGCAATCAAAAAGGAAACCGCAAAAAAATGACCTACCAAAAAATGGCTCGAGCTCTGAGGAACTATGGTAAATCAGGAgagattaaaaaagtaaagaagaagCTGACCTACCAGTTCAGTGAGGAAGTGCTGAGGGACCTGTATTTACGTCAGTATTCACGCTGA